One Arachis hypogaea cultivar Tifrunner chromosome 18, arahy.Tifrunner.gnm2.J5K5, whole genome shotgun sequence genomic window, GAAATTGTATATCAATTGAGTTCTCTTTGTCATGGAACTTTTTAATTGAAGTGGGAAAGGAAGCCTCTTTTCTATTTGTGCTACAGTTTGCTTTTGTTTGCAAATTAATGTTTATGTTTACGGATGATGTGCTTAAAGTATACTTGCTTCTAAGATATAAAACCTACTTCAAGTATCATAGTTTTCTAAGGAGCTAATTAACCATTTCTGTGCACATGAAAATTGAAAACCAAATTAAGCATACAGGTACACTGGATCAAGATGCTTATGTTTGTGAATGTTTGCTACTCAGAGAGGTTGGATTAAGCTGATTATACCTTTTTCTTGCCTCAATTTAAGATATCTAAAGCAATGTTGCTTAAACACTGCTCAAATCCGAAACATATTTTTCAACACAGAAATGTGCACACCCTCAAGGAGACAATTCTTGGGCAGATAAAGGGATGTGTGACAACAAAAACACTGGAATTTGTCTATGCCTCCATGATCAAGACCAATGCCAACCAAGATTGCTTCTTGATGAACCAGTTTATAAGTGCATGTTCTCTATTTTCTTGCATAGATTTAGCAACTTCAGCTTTTACTTGGATGGAAAGTCCTAACGCTTGGGTTTATAATGCATTGGTCAGAGGCTGTGTTCATTGCTGTCACCCAAACCAAGCGTTACTTTATTATACACATATGTTGAGGAACAACGTCAAGCCTACCAGTTATTCGTTTTCATCTTTAGTTAAGGCCTGTACTTTGTTGATGGATTCAGTTTCAGGCAAAGCTGTTCATGCCCATGTCTGGAAACATGGATTTGATTCTCATGTGTTTGTTCAGACTACGCTCATCGAGTTTTATTCAATTTTAGCCGAGCTGCGTGACTCCATAAAGGTGTttgatgctatgaatgaaagagaTGTTTTTGCTTGGACTACAATGATTTCTGCTCATGTTCGAAATGAGGACATGAATTCTGCGCGCCagttgtttgatgaaatgcctgaAAAAAATATTGCTACATGGAATACCATGATTGACGGGTACACAAAATCAGGGAATGTTGAGTCTGCTGAAATCTTGTTCAAGCAAATGCCTTCTAGAGATGTTATTTCTTGGACAACCATGATGACTTGTTATACTGGAAACCAAAGGTATGGTGATGTAATAGCACTTTTTCATGACATGATCAACAATGGAATGATCCCTGATGAAGTGACTGTGACCACTGTCATTTCAGCTTGTGCCCATCTAGGAGCTCTTGAATTGGGAAAGGAGGTACACCTTTATTTGATGCTGAATGGATTTAATCTTGATGTTTACATCGGCTCTTCGCTTGTTGATATGTATGCAAAATGTGGGAACATTGATAAGTCTCTTTTGGTGTTCTACAAATTGCAAAGGAAAAACCTGTTTTGTTGGAATGCTGTGATTGATGGGCTTGCAACACATGGATATGCAGAAGAAGCATTAGGTATGTTCGGCGAAATGGTGAGGAAAGGAATCCAACCAAACGCAGTTACATTCATTAGTATCCTAACTGCTTGCACCCATGCTGGGTTCGTAAACGAGGGTCGTCGCTGGTTTATGAGCATGATGCAGGATTATTGTATTACTCCTCAAATTGAGCATTATGGATGCATGGTTGACTTGTTGAGCAAGGCAGGGTTGCTTGGGGAAGCTTTAGAGATTATTAGAACCATGACATTTGAACCTAATTCCTTTATTTGGGGTGCCTTATTGAACGGGTGTAAGCTTCACAAGAACTTGGAGATTGCTCATATTGCAGTTCAGAATCTGATGATTCTTGAGCCGGGTAACAGCGGGCACTATAGTCTTCTTGTTAACATGTATGCTGAAGTAAATAGGTGGAATGATGTTGTGAAGATCCGGAAAACCATGAAGGATTTTGGCATAGAAAAGAAATATCCTGGGCATAGCTGGGTAGAAATCAATAAGAAAATTCATCTATTTGCAGCATCTGATAAACATCATCCATTGTACGGTCAAATTCACTTGTTGCTAGCTGAACTCGATGAGCAGTTGAGGCCAGCTAGCAATGTCTACGATATGGAGCTTTTTGTATAATGACTTGGACTCTTTAAGCAAGAGTCTTTAGGAGTTAGAAGGAATATCATTGTATCAAAGAAAGGTATAAAATGTGATGAAATTTGTACATAGCTAAACAGTTGAAGAGTAAGCCCAAAAGAATGCTTAGCTTCCTTTATGTGCTGTTAATTATTGTCTTTTGGCAGCTGATATAAGTTTGGTCTATACGAGGCTTTGATTCATTGTTTTATGAAAGACCTTGCATTAACGGGATTTATTATCTCGATGTATTTGATGATTGATATGTGAGTAAAGTACCAAAATTACCCACAAAGTTCATGTCACTAATAAAATTACTTCTAAAAGAATGTTGCTGAGAAAACTACTTATAAAAGCCAAAGAAAAATCGTCCAGAGCTCCCAAAACGTTTGATTTATCTAACAAGCTTGCTTGTGTTAATTGTGGCCTACAAATTAAAGAGACTTTAAATTTAAGAAAGTCCCAAATTTAATAGAGTTTATAGCCCATCCACAATAGATGGGTAGAAATTATAGAGGATATTAGCAAGTTTTATCTAATGAATacaattataaaaagaaaaatcataatTATGGTAACCATGCatgaaaaaatagagaaaatggTGGTAACTAAAATAGAAATACTGatgtaaattttgtaattttaagaaaaaaatatttaacgaAAGTTGCAAATTAACATGTGATTATCACATGGTTAACAAAAATGTTATGTGCATACAAAAAAATCATTCACCAAATATTTGTGTATTAATACATATATTGTTTATctcatttttaatatgtattttatattctaacatataatCATGTATTCTATACAAATGACTAATTTAGTAATTGACTTTTTATGTACAAATAATATAATTACATAGTTATTCTAACAAAAAgctaaattttgttcttctaaTTATAAGTTACTGTAATGTAACATTAAAATTTAGTAGCTAAATTAGTTTTATAGTTTATCAAATTAGTTTCTTAAAGTTAACATTAACTGGTCAATTTACAAAAATACTAATTACATTtacaattcaaaattaaaaaactagtttgctcaatttaaaaactaaaaaaattaatttaattatcgcATAAAAAAACTAatagactaatttaattattatctcGTATGTATGAAAAAAaccacattttttttttcattgcccATCCCCCGAAGAACAAGCATCCACTGATTCCACTCTTAACAAAAAACCCACTCAACGTACAACACTCTTTTTTTGGGTAGAGTGAGAGATACGGGATTTTGTAACACCATAGAGAGCGCACTTTCAGTATCAGGGTGTGGTTCAAAAACTCTAACTCTTACAACAATCTTGGTCACTGATTTTGATTTTGGATCCTATGTGTTTTTGGACAAGGATTTTGGCTATCTTAATTCGAAAATagattttctcaatttcttttttcaattattgGTAAAGCTTCATATTTTATCTTACATTTATTTTAAGTgggacaaaaaaatattaaattataaaaaatcatattttatcaaacaattaaaaaaaaaattggagagaATTACTATAGAAATCCTAAGAATTTGAGCAGCAAATGTAAATGTATTAAGTTTTTGAGCAGCAAATAGTCATGATATGGTCCTGTAAGCAGAATATCTATTTTTTGGGAGTTTGTTTGTTTGGTCTTGTGTGTTTTGGGAACTTTgttcaaccaaatagaacatcaGCATTATGATATGGGCTTTCAGCGTATGGGCTTCACAAGTTCAGTGGTGGACCAGTAGTTGTTGGGCCTATTAGGGTAGGGTTCAGAACCGGGCGGGTTATATCGCGAAGCTTCCGACCCATCTATCATCATGCTCTTGGTGGTATCGTGCACTTTCTCACTTCCTCTATTTCCTTCTCCGTTTATACCAATTTatgctcttttttctttctttctttcttccttgcttcttcttcttctcctgctGTAACTCCCCAACAACACAAAAACCTCAATAACACAAACCACACCCTATCTCTCCCTTTATATTAACAACACCAGATcactaatattaataattaatcacCGAGTGGATCAAAAGGTTCCTTCGGAGCAAATAAATTTTCGCACGGGCTGGGGACATGATGAGAGCAGCAAATATGGCTCTGGAATGTGTACCTTATCACCCTAACTACTAGCTCTAGATCAGGAGAGGAAAGAGCCCtcggtttttcttttctttttaatttttttatttgcactTTTCTACACTCTTTTTGATAAACTCCATGGAGGACCAAGCGAATCAGAACCAAGGCCAAGGTCCTCCACCGCCGCAGCCTCCACCACTTCCGGCGCCGGAATCTGAACCACCggtggaggaggaggaagaggatgaaGAAGACGATTccaagaaagaggaggaggaacttGTCGCCAAGGTTAACAGGCTCATGGAGAAGATTATCTCTGCGCCCGATAACCCTAAGCCCGCGGTTCTCCACGCCCTGGCCTCTATCCTCGAAACGCAAGAGTCACGGTGTGTTTtggctcttttctttctttcgttCGTTCGttcgttattgttattgtttaaAATTCGCGGCGGTTTTCAGTGTATTCGTTGTGTTTAGGTTTTCATAGAAAATATGAATTCAATTGTGTTTTTATTGTACCTGTATATGATCATTGATGCTAATGTGCCGTTGATGATTTATATTTTGGAATGTAGATACATGGAAGAGAATGGTTATTCTTCTTCAAGTAATGCCCGTGCTGCCCATAACATTGGGCGCCTTGGGAGCTTAATTCGGGTATTTTCACCTAAAtggtctttttttaaaaaatctcttTGATGGAGCTTTTAATGGAGTTAAGCTTTGATGTTAAATGCTAAAATAGAAGTTATCTGATCTGACGTGACCATTGTCCACAGGAAAATGACGAGTTCTTTGAGTTGATATCTTCGAAGTTTCTGGCAGAATCGACGTACTCAACTGCCGTTCAAGCTGCCACTTGTAGACTTCTCTTATGCTGTTCACTGACTTGGATtgtaagatttatttttcatgcgtagtctttttttttttccaatgtaTGTTACGCAAGATGTGATAGAGTGTAAATGCGCAGTATCCTCATGTTTTTGACGAACCTGTACTGGACTGCATCAAAGAGTGGGTGCTGGATGATAATGGTAGACTATCTGCTGAAGAGCAAAATCTGAAGCATAACTCAGGGAGAAGGGATGCCTCAGATTCTGAAATGTTGAAAACCTATTCAACAGGAGTTCTTGCTGTGTGTTTGGTTAGGTATGTTACTGAATCACTAGGCAATTTCTTAGAGTTTAATCACAAAAATCTGGCTTATTTTACTgtgatgtattattattattattattattattattattattattattattgcatgtAGTTCAAGTGGATGATGCTCCTTATCTTGCTTATCCATGTATGTTTAGTTCTAATTTTCTCAATTTTGCTTATTAATAATGAATGGTCTCAGCGGAGGTCAAGTTGTGGAGGATGTATTGACATCTGGATTGTCAGCTAAGCTCATGCGTTATCTCCGTCTGCGTGTGCTTGGTGAGACAAGTAGCAGCCAGAAAGAAATTACTCATGCAACAGATAGTAGGCATGCATCAGGGAATAGTTCAGTCAGAGTTAGAGATGATGGTCGTGGAAGATTTCGCCAGCTCTTGGAACCTTGTCATTTAGATGATTCACGGATGGTTGATGATAGATCTTTAGATGATGTATCTCTTGAAAGGGGTCTTGATAAAAGCATTAGTGGACAAGAAGATTCCTGGGTTGATGGCGAGCCCCCTGACTTGCTTGGCAAAAATGCTGATATCCGTGAGGCAGATGCTGATGATGAGGATAGATGGCACTGTACAGATATAAGTGATGGAAGGATGAAATATGGCGAGCATGATGACAATTTGAGAGATGATTCTTCGAGAAGGCGCACAAATCGTGGATGGGGAAGATCCAAAGGAAAAGGAAGGGTCAACGAAGGGACTGTAGAAAGTGAAGCCATTGTTTCATCACCTGGTT contains:
- the LOC112770835 gene encoding pentatricopeptide repeat-containing protein At1g06143 isoform X4; its protein translation is MHKIRNVHTLKETILGQIKGCVTTKTLEFVYASMIKTNANQDCFLMNQFISACSLFSCIDLATSAFTWMESPNAWVYNALVRGCVHCCHPNQALLYYTHMLRNNVKPTSYSFSSLVKACTLLMDSVSGKAVHAHVWKHGFDSHVFVQTTLIEFYSILAELRDSIKVFDAMNERDVFAWTTMISAHVRNEDMNSARQLFDEMPEKNIATWNTMIDGYTKSGNVESAEILFKQMPSRDVISWTTMMTCYTGNQRYGDVIALFHDMINNGMIPDEVTVTTVISACAHLGALELGKEVHLYLMLNGFNLDVYIGSSLVDMYAKCGNIDKSLLVFYKLQRKNLFCWNAVIDGLATHGYAEEALGMFGEMVRKGIQPNAVTFISILTACTHAGFVNEGRRWFMSMMQDYCITPQIEHYGCMVDLLSKAGLLGEALEIIRTMTFEPNSFIWGALLNGCKLHKNLEIAHIAVQNLMILEPGNSGHYSLLVNMYAEVNRWNDVVKIRKTMKDFGIEKKYPGHSWVEINKKIHLFAASDKHHPLYGQIHLLLAELDEQLRPASNVYDMELFV
- the LOC112770835 gene encoding pentatricopeptide repeat-containing protein At1g06143 isoform X3, whose product is MGKGKLFRCENCKEGAYVRNVHTLKETILGQIKGCVTTKTLEFVYASMIKTNANQDCFLMNQFISACSLFSCIDLATSAFTWMESPNAWVYNALVRGCVHCCHPNQALLYYTHMLRNNVKPTSYSFSSLVKACTLLMDSVSGKAVHAHVWKHGFDSHVFVQTTLIEFYSILAELRDSIKVFDAMNERDVFAWTTMISAHVRNEDMNSARQLFDEMPEKNIATWNTMIDGYTKSGNVESAEILFKQMPSRDVISWTTMMTCYTGNQRYGDVIALFHDMINNGMIPDEVTVTTVISACAHLGALELGKEVHLYLMLNGFNLDVYIGSSLVDMYAKCGNIDKSLLVFYKLQRKNLFCWNAVIDGLATHGYAEEALGMFGEMVRKGIQPNAVTFISILTACTHAGFVNEGRRWFMSMMQDYCITPQIEHYGCMVDLLSKAGLLGEALEIIRTMTFEPNSFIWGALLNGCKLHKNLEIAHIAVQNLMILEPGNSGHYSLLVNMYAEVNRWNDVVKIRKTMKDFGIEKKYPGHSWVEINKKIHLFAASDKHHPLYGQIHLLLAELDEQLRPASNVYDMELFV
- the LOC112770835 gene encoding pentatricopeptide repeat-containing protein At1g06143 isoform X1: MGKGKLFRCENCKEGAYVSIQVHWIKMLMFVNVCYSERNVHTLKETILGQIKGCVTTKTLEFVYASMIKTNANQDCFLMNQFISACSLFSCIDLATSAFTWMESPNAWVYNALVRGCVHCCHPNQALLYYTHMLRNNVKPTSYSFSSLVKACTLLMDSVSGKAVHAHVWKHGFDSHVFVQTTLIEFYSILAELRDSIKVFDAMNERDVFAWTTMISAHVRNEDMNSARQLFDEMPEKNIATWNTMIDGYTKSGNVESAEILFKQMPSRDVISWTTMMTCYTGNQRYGDVIALFHDMINNGMIPDEVTVTTVISACAHLGALELGKEVHLYLMLNGFNLDVYIGSSLVDMYAKCGNIDKSLLVFYKLQRKNLFCWNAVIDGLATHGYAEEALGMFGEMVRKGIQPNAVTFISILTACTHAGFVNEGRRWFMSMMQDYCITPQIEHYGCMVDLLSKAGLLGEALEIIRTMTFEPNSFIWGALLNGCKLHKNLEIAHIAVQNLMILEPGNSGHYSLLVNMYAEVNRWNDVVKIRKTMKDFGIEKKYPGHSWVEINKKIHLFAASDKHHPLYGQIHLLLAELDEQLRPASNVYDMELFV
- the LOC112770835 gene encoding pentatricopeptide repeat-containing protein At1g06143 isoform X5, producing MHKIRGCVHCCHPNQALLYYTHMLRNNVKPTSYSFSSLVKACTLLMDSVSGKAVHAHVWKHGFDSHVFVQTTLIEFYSILAELRDSIKVFDAMNERDVFAWTTMISAHVRNEDMNSARQLFDEMPEKNIATWNTMIDGYTKSGNVESAEILFKQMPSRDVISWTTMMTCYTGNQRYGDVIALFHDMINNGMIPDEVTVTTVISACAHLGALELGKEVHLYLMLNGFNLDVYIGSSLVDMYAKCGNIDKSLLVFYKLQRKNLFCWNAVIDGLATHGYAEEALGMFGEMVRKGIQPNAVTFISILTACTHAGFVNEGRRWFMSMMQDYCITPQIEHYGCMVDLLSKAGLLGEALEIIRTMTFEPNSFIWGALLNGCKLHKNLEIAHIAVQNLMILEPGNSGHYSLLVNMYAEVNRWNDVVKIRKTMKDFGIEKKYPGHSWVEINKKIHLFAASDKHHPLYGQIHLLLAELDEQLRPASNVYDMELFV
- the LOC112770835 gene encoding pentatricopeptide repeat-containing protein At1g06143 isoform X2; translation: MHKISIQVHWIKMLMFVNVCYSERNVHTLKETILGQIKGCVTTKTLEFVYASMIKTNANQDCFLMNQFISACSLFSCIDLATSAFTWMESPNAWVYNALVRGCVHCCHPNQALLYYTHMLRNNVKPTSYSFSSLVKACTLLMDSVSGKAVHAHVWKHGFDSHVFVQTTLIEFYSILAELRDSIKVFDAMNERDVFAWTTMISAHVRNEDMNSARQLFDEMPEKNIATWNTMIDGYTKSGNVESAEILFKQMPSRDVISWTTMMTCYTGNQRYGDVIALFHDMINNGMIPDEVTVTTVISACAHLGALELGKEVHLYLMLNGFNLDVYIGSSLVDMYAKCGNIDKSLLVFYKLQRKNLFCWNAVIDGLATHGYAEEALGMFGEMVRKGIQPNAVTFISILTACTHAGFVNEGRRWFMSMMQDYCITPQIEHYGCMVDLLSKAGLLGEALEIIRTMTFEPNSFIWGALLNGCKLHKNLEIAHIAVQNLMILEPGNSGHYSLLVNMYAEVNRWNDVVKIRKTMKDFGIEKKYPGHSWVEINKKIHLFAASDKHHPLYGQIHLLLAELDEQLRPASNVYDMELFV